CGGTATCACCCCATATATCATAGGCAAATTTTTTACTTCCAATTACCCCTGCCATCACTTCACCGGTATGGATTCCTATTCGTAATTTCCAGGGTTGTTTACCCTGTGACCTTTTTTTCTCGTTGAATTTTGCTACACATTTTTGTATTTTCAGGCATGCCAGTGTTACATCGAACGGATTGCTGTAATTTTTTAAAGGCAATCCCCCGGCACACATATACGCATCCCCCATGGTTTTGATCTTCTCGAGGTAATGGTTTTCAATGATTTCATCGAATTCGCGGACATAACGATTCAGCTCGGTAATGAGTTCATCTACCTTCATGGATTTGGTAAGCGTGGTGAAATTTTCGAAATCAGCAAACATGACGGTGGCCCGCTTATACTTTTTTGCCTTCGCTTTTCCTTTTTTCTTCAATTGTTCGGAAATCTCGAAAGGAAGTATATTGGCCAGTAATTCCTCTGTTTTTTTCTTTTCTATGTAGGGTTCCGTAATATCTGTTTCAACGGCAAAGATTTTGTTTAGTTTGCCGTCTTCTTTGTAAGTGGGGGTTAGGGTGGTCTGAATCCATTTTTTAATCCCTGATGGAGTTTCTATCTCATGTTCAAATGTCAGTCCTTTTTCCCCTTTCTCAAATTTATCCTGTGCCATTTGAAAACCCTTGCTGGCCGGGGAAAATATGTCGTGTCCAAACCTCGATAAGTAGACCTCAAAAGGATACTCAT
The DNA window shown above is from Bacteroidales bacterium and carries:
- a CDS encoding PAS domain-containing protein; translated protein: MVEEAYINREHPIEKEPEANTTTNAVLSLYPDGKAEWVNEGFEEIYEYPFEVYLSRFGHDIFSPASKGFQMAQDKFEKGEKGLTFEHEIETPSGIKKWIQTTLTPTYKEDGKLNKIFAVETDITEPYIEKKKTEELLANILPFEISEQLKKKGKAKAKKYKRATVMFADFENFTTLTKSMKVDELITELNRYVREFDEIIENHYLEKIKTMGDAYMCAGGLPLKNYSNPFDVTLACLKIQKCVAKFNEKKRSQGKQPWKLRIGIHTGEVMAGVIGSKKFAYDIWGDTVNIASRMEETSEVGKVNVSSATYEYLRDYFEFTYRGKIRIKNTAEDIDMYFVNRLKPEFSEDEEGIYPNGPFREILAQY